CTCCCGCGCCCCGCAGCCCTGcccctcccggccccgccccctcccccccgggcgggcggtggcggcggcggcggcggcggcggctgagCGACCGTTGCGCGCGCGGGCGGAGCGGATCGCGGCCGGCGGAGCGAGCGGCCGGTAGGTTGCGGGCCGGGCGCAGGGCCGCCCCGCCTCcgtttctttcttctctgggcGCGCGCTCGCGCCCTCCGCGGCCCGGCCGCCGGCCCCGCCCAGCGCGGCCGAGGGGGCCCGGGGGCGTCCGGCCGGCGTCCGGCTCGTCTGGGCCCCCGCGTCCCCGGGCCGCCGGCCACTCTCCTTTTGTTCCTGGGCCCTCCGCCGGGGACTTGTCGTGGGCTGGGCGCGCGCGGAACCCGCCCGGGGCCTGGGTTGTGGGGTCGCCGTGGGGCCCGCCGCTCCTTGGCGGGACCCGAGGGcccgggcccggggcggggggcggcggcggaCGGGCAGAGGGCTCGGGCCTGCCGTGCCCGCCGCGCTCGCCGGGTCCCGGGCCAGAGCCGGGGCGCCCCCGGGGCCCGAGTCAGCTCGGGTCTTGAGTTTCCTGGCCGCCCCCGGTAGGCGGCCGCATTGTTTGGGCAGAGCTGTCTCCGGAGACCCCAACTCTGGCGATTAACTGCAGCAGCGTCAGTTTCGCCGCCGTGCGGGGTTCCGGGTCCAGGCTGTGCTGCCAACTCAGGGGTCCTGGGGTGTAGACGGAGCGGCTCCGAGTTGTGGGGCGTAGACAGAGGGGCTCAGAGTTGTGGGGTGTAGGCAGGGCAGCCCAGAGTTGTGGGGCATAGAGTGGCTCAGTTGCGGGGTGTAGACAGAGCCCCAGAGTTGTGGGGTGTAGACAGAAGCCCAGAGTTGCGGGGCGTAGACAGGGCTGCCCAGAGACCACTGCACGAGGGACGCTGCCCAGAGTTGTGGGGCGTAGACAGAGTGGCTCCAAGTTGTAGGGTATAGACAGAACCCCAGAGTCATGGTGCATAGACAGGGTTGCCCAGAGTTGTGGGACACAGACAGAGTGGCCCAGAGTTGTGGGGTGTAGACAGGAGCCCAGAGTTGCGGGGTGTAGACAGGGCTGCCCAGAGACCACTGCACGAGGGACGCTGCCCAGAGTTGTGGGGCATAGACAGAGTGGCCCAGAGTTGTGGGGCATAGACAGTGCTCCAGAATTGTGGGGTATAGGCGGAAAGCAGCCCCGGGGTCATGGGGTATAGACAGAGGTCCCCCGCGTGCACTGCCTGGCCGGGCACCTGCCTGGCCACTCTCCCGGGATATGCCCCTGGGTAggtggctccctgctctgggcctcagccgCTCCTGGTGGATTGGCGTGGGAATGGTGCCTGCCAGTGGGCCGCTCGGGGCTCTGAGGGGTGTGTCTGAGGCCCTGGGAGCGGCCAGTGTCAGTGATCCTGTGGTCGCAGTGTGCTGTGGGAGGGGGCCCGTGGGAGGCCGGGGGTCCTGCAGGGGGGTGTGCTCCGGAGAGGAGGGGCGCAGCCGGGGGGAGGCCTGGGGTGCGGCCCGGGGCGGGGTCCTGGAGTCTAGAGCCCAGTGGGCAGAAGGCGAGGAGCAGGAGAATGTGGTCACGGTTTTACTTCAGAGACATAGTTGTCATGTGCAGTTTCATAAAAATGCCACCTCACCCAGTGGGTTTGAGGACCAGAGACCATGGCACGAGGGATGCTCCTCAGGTGGGCCGCCTACTGCTTGGGCACCCACAGCGAGGGCACTAGCTGGCTGGCGACAAGGTCTGGGACCGCTGGATGGGCGGGGCAGGGGATGCCACGGTGACTGGAGGGAAGGCCACGGACTTGGGCTGGACGTGTGGAGCGACTGTGGTGGCGGCGCTGTGGGCGGGTCGGGGTGAGGAGGGAGGCACCAAGCCTGCGTGGCAGGGAGGAGGGCGCCTGTGGGCTGGTAGCCCCGGGGTCAAGGGcaggcctcctcctcccctctttccAGAATGAGGGTGGCCGAGGGCAGGGGCCAGAAGCCAGGCAGGGGAGGAGCGGGACGGGGGTGCTGGGCTGCGGGAGAGGCTGCGGGAGGACCGGAGGGACGGAAGTGCCGGCTGCTTCCGTGGGAGGTCCCGCCGAAGGTGACCGTGAGCTGGCTTCCTGGTGATACTGTCTTCTGCCGTCTGTCTGTGCCCAAGGTGGGCCGAGCCAGTAAGGATGCGGGGAGGGCGGTGGGTGCAGCAAGGACCTGCCTTGTGCATGTTACATCTCACACTTTCTTTGACTTGGGTGGAATTCCTAGAAACGCTTCACTTTCTCATTGGCACTTGAGTTTCCCGTGGCTGCTGTGACAAGCGACCGCACACCTCGCGGCTGAagcttctggaggccagaagtccgacATGGGTGTCACTGGGTTGACACCAAGGTGGCGCCTGGGCTGGAGAGAACCCATTCCCCAGCCCTTTCAGCCGCAGAGGCTGTCCTCAGCCCTTGccagccgcccccgcccccggctccctCTGGCTCCTTCCCGCGGGGACCCCCGCAATGGCACTCAGACCCACGGGCCTCTCCCATCGCCGGGCCCTGCATGTAATCATACCTCCGAGTCCCTGGCGCCTCTCTGGTGACACTCCTGGTCCGGGGAGCTAGGAGCTGAGTCTAGCCTGCCACCGTGCTCCTGACTTCAGTTTGGGGAGGACCGGCTCCTCTCCTCCACGCCGCGCCATCTCCTGTACCTTCCTCAGGGGCCAAGGAAAGAAGCTAAGCCTTGCTCGGGGTTCAAGGCTGCTAGATGACTCGTTTTTACCTTTTTGGGCGGTGGTGGTCCCCAGCTCCCTTGACCTTCTGATAAAAACTGTGGTCTCCCTTTAGAAGTGTACTctatacacacgcacacgcgaCTTTGCCGTAGACACCGTTTCCCTATGATTCTTGGGGGGTCACCCGCTCAGAGGTCACCAGATTCATTTGTGCTTGTGCTCCACGCGGAGCTCTTGTGTCTGAGCCTTCCCCCCAAAAACGTGTGGTCTGTCCGTTCTGCTTTTCTTCTGTCTCCCGTCCAGTGGCTTTGCTGTTCCCAACACTGTAATCCTGGTGATCCCCGATGTGTATCCTTCCCCACCTTTTTTCTTGTTCACACAGTCATTCATAGATGGACACGCCCACACAGTCACGtgcccccagacacacacacacacagacgacacacagccacatgcacacagccacacacccacacacagtcATCCCCCCAGGTACAACCACACAGCCAGACgtctacacacagacacacgggCACACTCACATAGCCCTGCACACCTACACAGCACACAACCACCCACAGACACCggggcgcacacacacacacacacacaccaggctaCTTCTCTTTTTCCACATGTTACTGTTGTCCCTTAACAGTGGCCCTGCTCATCCTTCCAGGACACTGGGTGACACGCCAAGCCGACCGATGAGAAACTCGGGCAGTGGGCACGGTCCCGTCCGCTTGCCCGCATCTCCCAGAGGTGCTCGGGCTTAGCTTTCTGTGCTCCCGGGTGCTCAGTGCTGCGTCGGTGTGTGTCGTAGACATTCTCTTTGGATGTCTCTCAGAGGTACAGACGCTTCCGCTCTCCCTGCTGCCCTACTCCCCGCCCCCTCCATTTTCCACTGTAATCCTATGTTTT
The sequence above is a segment of the Zalophus californianus isolate mZalCal1 chromosome 2, mZalCal1.pri.v2, whole genome shotgun sequence genome. Coding sequences within it:
- the LOC113925629 gene encoding basic proline-rich protein-like is translated as MAGLVPLGAQLHPRPPPGLASASPPPQPQSELSGRPPASHGPPPTAHCDHRITDTGRSQGLRHTPQSPERPTALPKQCGRLPGAARKLKTRADSGPGGAPALARDPASAAGTAGPSPLPVRRRPPPRARALGSRQGAAGPTATPQPRPRAGSARAQPTTSPRRRAQEQKESGRRPGDAGAQTSRTPAGRPRAPSAALGGAGGRAAEGASARPEKKETEAGRPCARPATYRPLAPPAAIRSARARNAQVPSRTRVLSHLRGPPTSGPLPTPPALGPLPSPNPKSPPPQLGSPTDAPRTRVFSRLPGPSFPPARVPSCAPAPAAPPVSPTEIPLQPWSHRR